The proteins below are encoded in one region of Takifugu rubripes chromosome 1, fTakRub1.2, whole genome shotgun sequence:
- the bccip gene encoding protein BCCIP homolog, translating into MASSAKKRAVGLDKNPEDSENSSEDIPEDEDDSEEEDSEASEEEINEEVVVDFEAHTISDNDYNGIKKLLQQLFLKAHVNTSEMTDIIIQQNHVGSVVRQAEVPEDSDDDGEPDEVFGLTTMLNLTERKGVQCVEEVKELILNQCEKNSTHSMMEQLEKVLNDTSKPVGLLLSERFINVPPQIALPLHKHLQDEIAEAQRTNKPSGRCHYCLMISKTCKEASKNIPARGGAPKEEYMFVNAEEEFFYEQATIKFHYSVQDEADSCLSGRWSYDDVPMKPFRTVMLIPADRMPAIMDKLKEYLTV; encoded by the exons ATGGCTTCTTCTGCTAAGAAGAGAGCGGTAGGTTTGGATAAAAATCCCGAAGACAGCGAGAACAGTTCAGAAGACATTCCCGAAGATGAAGACGATTCTGAAGAGGAAGACAGCGAGGCATCCGAGGAAGAGATTAATGAG GAGGTTGTGGTGGACTTTGAAGCACACACCATTTCTGACAACGACTATAATGGCATCAAAAAGCTTCTACAACAG CTCTTCCTGAAGGCTCATGTTAATACATCAGAGATGACAGACATCATCATTCAGCAGAATCACGTTGGCAGTGTGGTCAGG CAAGCGGAGGTGCCAGAAGATagcgatgatgatggtgagccCGATGAAGTATTTGGTTTAACCACCATGCTCAACCTCACAGAGAGGAAG GGTGTGCAGTGTGTGGAAGAAGTGAAGGAGCTTATTCTAAATCAGTGCGAGAAGAACTCGACTCACAGCATGATGGAGCAGCTCGAGAAGGTCCTCAATGACACCAGCAAACCTGTGGGGCTGCTATTGAGTGAACGCTTCATCAATGTGCCACCACAGATCGCGCTTCCACTGCACAAACATCTCCA GGATGAGATAGCGGAGGCCCAAAGAACGAATAAACCCAGCGGGAGGTGTCACTACTGTCTGATGATCAGTAAGACCTGCAAAGAGGCGAGCAAGAATATTCCAGCCAGAGGAGGAGCTCCAAAAGAGGAATACATGTTTGTCAATGCAGAAGAGGAGTTCTTTTATGAG CAAGCCACCATCAAGTTCCACTACTCTGTCCAGGACGAGGCAGACTCCTGTTTGAGCGGCAGGTGGTCGTACGACGACGTACCCATGAAACCTTTCAGGACAGTAATGCTGATACCAGCTGACAGAATGCCTGCCATTATGGACAAACTGAAAGAATACCTAACGGTGTGA
- the uros gene encoding uroporphyrinogen-III synthase, with protein MNVLLLKEPRDGESGIDPYIKELASHGHTATLIPVLSFALVSLSTLSDKLFQPEKHGGLIFTSPRAVEAVKMCLEAEKRVEEWNNCVRDQWNAKSVYVVGKATAALVRSLGLTPLGEDTGTAEVLSRVIIEREDTNIPPLFFPCGSIKREVLPTALRGSGVPLETLTVYQTAEHPNLEENLRSYFTEQGTPASIAFFSPSGVKFCLETVRRLSGDQLPQIKFAAIGPTTEEAMAAEGLCVSCAAEKPTAGHLAAAIAKALQ; from the exons ATGAACGTGTTACTACTTAAAGAGCCAAGAGATGGGGAGTCTGGAATTGATCCTTACATTAAG GAGCTGGCatcacatggacacacagcaACCCTCATTCCTGTGTTATCTTTTGCGTTGGTCTCATTAAGTACATTGTCAGATAAG CTTTTCCAACCAGAAAAACATGGCGGTCTTATATTTACCAGTCCGAGAGCCGTGGAGGCTGTGAAGATGTGCTtggaagcagagaaaagagttgAAG AATGGAACAATTGTGTAAGAGACCAATGGAACGCCAAGTCCGTCTATGTGGTCGGGAAGGCGACGGCGGCTTTAG TGCGCAGTCTGGGTCTGACCCCTCTAGGTGAGGACACGGGGACGGCGGAGGTCTTATCGCGTGTTATCATTGAAC GAGAAGACACAAATATCCCGCCGCTGTTTTTCCCCTGCGGTTCCATCAAAAGAGAGGTTCTGCCTACGGCGTTAAGAGGGAGCG GAGTCCCCTTAGAGACGCTGACTGTCTATCAAACGGCTGAACATCCCAATCTGGAGGAGAATCTAAGGAGCTATTTCACGGAGCAG GGAACGCCGGCCAGCATCGCTTTCTTCAGCCCATCGGGGGTGAAGTTCTGCCTGGAGACGGTGCGCAGGCTGTCTGGCGACCAGCTGCCTCAGATAAAG TTTGCAGCCATTGGACCGACGACAGAGGAGGCGATGGCTGCGGAGGGTCTGTGCGTCAGCTGCGCCGCGGAAAAGCCGACAGCGGGACACCTCGCTGCAGCGATAGCTAAAGCTCTCCagtag
- the mmp21 gene encoding matrix metallopeptidase-21, with protein MLTLIQLILLLFWTSVGSAGAEKLYHRRDRSDVRIVHANQARVITDKHAAEVFLSRYGFIKPVNWEEAQFEGSASAFTDDFLEDFGDAVLEGSSQHPLRNPAWDGKDPDGASQSFISALEEFQRVSGLPVTGVFDGATKEAMNKPRCGVPDKEVDRNAAVDPESSSSASDTVNETDANRTATNSSVSADSFEDDAYHLNDTDGFDLKGHISNNTSVNGSHDGDMGNTSASTHQSQAGHRRKHHLATLISKNRQRRDVSERGYVAFSKRLLKWRLIGEGYSSQLTVEEQRYIFRLAFRMWSEVSPLEFVEDMRSPLEDVDIRLGFGTGRHLGCNQRFDGTGQEFAHAWFLGDIHFDDDEHFTAPNTGSGISLLKVAVHEIGHVLGLPHIYRSGSIMQPSYLPQESSFEMGWMDRKAIQHLYGGCNGRFSTVFDWIRKEKTPYGEVVVRFNTYFMRDGWYWLYENRNNRTRYGDPVTLQIGWHGLPKDGVDAYVHVWSRKRDTVYFFKGTRFWRYDSENDRVFTLDPEGRRYPRPISEGFPGVIGPIDTAFYDRRDSHIYFFKNALVYAFNVGANALARGFPKSIREVFPAVRRGDHPDGHIDAAYFSYTHGAVFLLKGSRFWRVAGSRERRRRLPLPRNGLLPHEEVGEQWFDICNVHPTALKLKR; from the exons ATGCTGACTTTGATCCAGCtgattcttttgcttttttggaCGAGCGTCGGCTCAGCCGGCGCGGAGAAACTTTACCATCGCCGGGATCGTTCTGATGTGCGGATCGTGCACGCTAATCAGGCCCGGGTTATAACGGACAAGCACGCCGCAGAG GTATTTCTCTCTAGGTATGGATTCATCAAGCCGGTGAACTGGGAGGAGGCCCAGTTTGAGGGCTCTGCCAGCGCTTTCACAGATGACTTCCTGGAGGACTTTGGAGACGCCGTCCTGGAGGGATCATCCCAGCATCCTTTAAGAAACCCGGCCTGGGACGGCAAGGACCCCGACGGTGCGAGTCAATCCTTTATTTCAGCACTTGAGGAGTTCCAGAGGGTGTCGGGCCTGCCTGTCACTGGCGTGTTTGATGGGGCCACCAAGGAAGCTATGAACAAACCCAGATGCGGAGTCCCGGACAAGGAGGTCGACCGGAACGCCGCCGTGGACCCTGAGAGCAGCTCCTCAGCCAGTGACACTGTTAATGAGACCGACGCTAACAGGACAGCGACTAATAGCTCTGTTTCTGCCGACTCGTTCGAAGATGACGCGTATCATTTAAATGACACGGATGGTTTTGACCTAAAAGGTCACATTTCAAACAACACTTCTGTTAATGGGTCACATGATGGTGACATGGGCAATACCAGCGCTAGCACGCACCAGAGCCAGGCGGGGCACCGCAGGAAACACCACCTGGCTACTCTGATATCTAAAAACAGGCAGCGGAGGGACGTGAGCGAGCGCGGCTACGTGGCCTTTTCCAAGAGGCTGTTAAAATGGCGGCTGATAGGAGAAGGCTACAGCAGCCAGCTGactgtggaggagcagaggtacATCTTCAGGCTGGCCTTCAGGATGTGGAGCGAGGTGTCGCCGCTGGAGTTTGTGGAGGACATGCGCTCGCCACTGGAGGACGTGGACATCAGGCTGGGGTTTGGGACAG GAAGACATCTGGGTTGCAACCAGAGGTTTGACGGTACTGGACAGGAATTTGCACACGCGTGGTTCCTTGGAGACATTCactttgatgatgatgagcatTTTACTGCTCCAAACACAGGCAGTGGCATCAGCCTTCTCAaa GTGGCGGTTCATGAGATCGGCCATGTTTTGGGGCTGCCACACATCTACAGATCGGGATCTATCATGCAGCCCAGCTACCTGCCCCAGGAGTCCAGCTTTGAGATGGGCTGGATGGACAGAAAGGCCATACAGCATCTCTACG GGGGCTGTAACGGACGATTCAGCACAGTGTTTGATTGGATCCGGAAAGAGAAGACGCCCTACGGGGAGGTGGTCGTCCGCTTTAACACCTATTTCATGAGGGACGGCTGGTACTGGCTGTATGAGAACCGAAACAACCGAACACGCTACGGCGACCCGGTCACGCTGCAGATCGGCTGGCACGGCCTCCCCAAAGACGGCGTGGACGCGTACGTGCACGTGTGGTCGAGAAAAAGAGACACGGTTTATTTCTTCAAAG GAACTCGGTTCTGGAGGTACGACAGTGAGAACGACCGGGTGTTCACACTGGACCCTGAAGGTCGGCGCTACCCCAGGCCGATCTCCGAGGGCTTCCCAGGGGTGATCGGCCCCATCGACACAGCCTTCTATGACAGGAGGGACTCCCACATCTACTTCTTTAAAAATGCCCTC GTGTACGCCTTCAACGTCGGAGCGAACGCCCTGGCGAGAGGCTTCCCCAAGAGCATCCGAGAGGTTTTCCCCGCCGTGCGGCGCGGAGACCATCCAGACGGCCACATCGACGCCGCCTACTTCTCCTACACCCACGGCGCCGTCTTTCTGCTCAAAGGGTCGCGCTTCTGGCGGGTGGCGGGCAGCCGCGAACGCCGGCGCCGGCTCCCTCTGCCGCGGAACGGCCTGCTGCCGCACGAGGAGGTGGGAGAGCAGTGGTTCGACATCTGCAACGTGCACCCCACCGCCCTCAAGCTGAAGCGCTGA